The Hippoglossus hippoglossus isolate fHipHip1 chromosome 10, fHipHip1.pri, whole genome shotgun sequence DNA segment TGTTCCTTTATCGGACGCCTCAATATCAAGTTTATAAACGTCGTTTTCTTCATAGTCCACTTCTCCCTTTACTCGGATCTCTCCAGTTAATTTGTCCAATTCAAAGATATCATAGACTTTTTTCTTCAGAGTTTTTCCAAGGTTGTATTCAATTTCTCCGTTGGTGCCTTCATCAGGATCCGTcgcatttatttttaatactgACGTACCGACTGGaacattttcttgtatttcaATTTGGTAAATCTCCTGACTAAATACAGGGCGATTGTCGTTACTATCAAGAACAATAATGGAAACGTTAAGTGTACCTGATCTCGGAGGTTTACCTCCGTCACTCGCTGTAACAAAAAGCAACTGTTTGCTCGTTTGTTCTCTGTCCAGTGACTTTTTCAGCACTAAAAATGGTATTTTATCTTCATCGCTTTGACGAATATCTATCGTGAAGTGATCATTTGATGATAAAGTGTATGTGCGAACCGAGTTAATTCCAGCATCCGGGTCACGGGCAGTGTGCAACTGAAACCGCTTCCCTGGCAGCGTTTGTTCACCTATTTCAAATATCTGGTGTTTTTCAGGAAAACTGGGAGCGTGATCATTCACATCAGTAATTTCTACAACCACGTAGTGAATTTCCAAAGGGTTTTCAACGAGGATCTTTAGCTCTATTAAACAAGCACCACTGCCCTGACAGAGCTCCTCTCTGTCGATTTTCTTATGAACATACAGAGCCCCATTGTCCTGGTTTACATCAAAAAACGTTTCCTTAGATTCAGAAACGACACGGAACCGTCTTTCCAACAGAGAATTAATGTCAAGGCCAAGATCCTTTGCAGCATATCCAACCACAGTTCCGTCTTTTACCTCCTCTGGAATCGAGTACCTTATTTCTGCCAGAGCTCGTTTTCCGATAAAAAACAGTAGAGCCAAATAAAAGGAGAAGCCGGTGGAGGTCCTCGTTCGAGTCTGTGCTCTAGCCTCCATCGTTTTCCagcaaaatataaacacaaaatccCGTTGCTGCAAAAATGGTTTACGATATCCAACCACCAGTGTGTCGCATAGTGAAAAATTCAGCAAGAACCCATCGGTTGACGAGCTTGATTCAACTGTGCCCTCTGCCTCTTGCAGTGAGCAAACAAAAGCTTTGTGAGGGGAGGGACACGGTACCGTCAGATTTCACTATAAAGGCTAATACTGACACCCAGAGGTCATTAGATAAGTAGGATATACGTTCTCCAATATGGTGGGACAAACAAACTCATTCCAGTGAGGCTCTTGCATAAAATCAAGAttttaaattcataattttattGAAGGTTTTCATGTTCATACAATATGAGCAGAATGTCTTCAGATGAACCATAGGAAGAGCTTATTTGTTGTAGATGTTAAAATTACGTGCAGTTAGTGGACTTGCAAAATGTCTGCTATAATGCTTATTTGTTCGTGCGCCATGTTCCACGTAACAACAAAAAGCCAATACTTTTCAGCACCATAGACAGAGACCAAATTCAGGCGTTCTACCATAATGAGAGAACTCTTAACTCATCCACATTAATCACACAAACTAAGGATTCACCAAAAACGTATTTGTATTTCAGGATTTAAAGGAATATTCACACAATATAACAACCAGAGTTTAACGTGGACTACAATCAGATGAAAGGAGATTAACTATTCCAGAGATGATTGGTATTTATTGGGGCTTGAAAATAACCAACAATTGGTGAAGGTAGTGTGGAAAAAGTAGATGTAACTTCACAAAATGCATTAAAGTTAATTCATTTGATACATAGATTTGTAAAATGACATATCTTGCTCTTGAAAGCGAACTATTTCtctgattattgtttttctaaatgaagtcagaataaatgtttcaaataaaagcatttaactTAACAAAAGGTTTGAGattgttttaaactgttttgtAGTGTTCTGTGGATTGTATGCCTTTGGAGTGATATGAGAAAAACATGCCATTCAACACAAAGCGGTACCACAGCACTCAGTGTGtgcaaaatataatattatttcaaGCTCTTACCTCTCCAGATATCCCTCTCCTGTCAGGCAGCATTAGTGTATTGGCATGGCTTCCTGGGACTATAGTAGATCCTATACTCATCCTGGGTCCAACTAACATGTAGCGTTTGTCTCCAGATCTGTACTGGATGCTGTGACACAGTGTCCCATCATAATTAGGCTCTGGTAGATATTTAGAAGTGAAGTCTGTGGACTTTGAGCACTGCATTGAAATCAGCACGATGATACTGACgagaaaaagagctgaaactgaGCCCACAGTTATCATCAGGTAAAAAGTCACGTTACTGtcctcatctgcttttgttGAACTTTTCACATCAGAAGCTGCAAAAGCTTCTTTGGGCTCCACAACTTTGACAATGACAGTAGCTGTTGCTGAGAGTGACACGTTCCCATTGTCTTTGACCAGTATGAGCAGCTTGTGCTCAgcctcgtctgtctctgtgaatgaGCGAAGTGTTCTGATCTGTCCTGTATAGCGGTCCAAACCAAAGAGACTGTGGTCAGTAActtgctgcagtgaaaacagtaaCCAGCCGTTATATCCTATATCAGCGTCATAGGCTCTGACTTTAGTCACCAAGTGTCCTGCGTTCACATTGCGGGGAATCTCCTCCACACCTTCAGCAGAACCGTTGGAGCTGACTGGATACAGGATGACTGGAGCGTTGTCGTTCTGATCCAGAATGAACACGTTCACTGTGACGTTGCTGCTCAGTGACGGAGTTCCAGAATCTGACGCTACAACGTGGAACTTGAACGTTTTCACAGTTTCAAAGTCGAAACTTTTCAGCGCTGATATTTGTCCATTATCTGAGTTAATACTTAAAAATGCAGCGTTTTTAACTTGACTACCTTCCCCTCTCACAATATTATAAGTTAAAGCCGCGTTTTCATTCAAGTCTTTATCCGAAGCTGTCACGGAAAATATAATATTTCCTGGCACGTTATTTTCCACCAGGTAAAGTTCGATTGGACTCTGCAGAAACTGAGGGTTGTTATCATTCACGTCTGATACGTCAATACTCAGAGTTTTGAATGTAGACAGGGGAGGCTGCCCACAGTCTGTCGCTGTGAGTTCAATGTCATAATGTGACACTAATTCTCGATCCAAACGATTTTTCAAAACTAACGAGTACATGTTATCTTGAAATGACGGTTTTAACTCGAATGGCACATTATCTGAAAGACTACATATGACTTTCCCGTTTAAACCAGCGTCTCTGTCAGTAATGCTAATGAGAGAAACCA contains these protein-coding regions:
- the LOC117769825 gene encoding protocadherin alpha-8-like, whose translation is MGQRRGTYAWWVAFRFSVMLSCVMRVSAQIKYSVPEEVKVGSIVGNVAKDLGLDITSLDERRFRIVSGTEDSQFEVHQNNGVLYVRKSIDREELCKSASPCVVNLKMVAENPMEIHYVAVEIVDVNDHSPSFQEEEKIFEIFESTVPGKRFQLPTARDPDVGTNTVRVYKLNHNEYFSIRERGEDKTPFLVLQKSLDREKHNEHKLILTAVDGGNPPRSGTLNVTVMVLDSNDNHPIFSQEVYSVTLPENVKAETSVITVTATDLDESANGDIEYVFGGELDPKIYDMFILEKDTGEIRVKGEIDFEKNEVFKLDVHATDKGQPPMSTDCRVIIKVLDENDNKPEIEVTSLSQMVSEDSKPGTVVSLISITDRDAGLNGKVICSLSDNVPFELKPSFQDNMYSLVLKNRLDRELVSHYDIELTATDCGQPPLSTFKTLSIDVSDVNDNNPQFLQSPIELYLVENNVPGNIIFSVTASDKDLNENAALTYNIVRGEGSQVKNAAFLSINSDNGQISALKSFDFETVKTFKFHVVASDSGTPSLSSNVTVNVFILDQNDNAPVILYPVSSNGSAEGVEEIPRNVNAGHLVTKVRAYDADIGYNGWLLFSLQQVTDHSLFGLDRYTGQIRTLRSFTETDEAEHKLLILVKDNGNVSLSATATVIVKVVEPKEAFAASDVKSSTKADEDSNVTFYLMITVGSVSALFLVSIIVLISMQCSKSTDFTSKYLPEPNYDGTLCHSIQYRSGDKRYMLVGPRMSIGSTIVPGSHANTLMLPDRRGISGEVRA